One genomic segment of Aquipluma nitroreducens includes these proteins:
- a CDS encoding glycoside hydrolase family 2 TIM barrel-domain containing protein, which produces MKIIQLTLLLFLSNFLLAQNNETQYLSGTGADKTVNWKFFCSAGMNSGKWTTIAVPSCWELQGFGAYNYGHDKYENRINETGTYRYKFNVPAGWQNKQVNIVFDGVMTDAEVKINGKLAGPIHQGAFYQFKYDISKLLKPGKENQLEVLVNKHSGNWSINEAERQADFWIFGGIFRPVYLEAKPKENIARVAVDARANGDFQANVYISGFKNAVEVIAEIQTLSGKTESKFETAVNAPVCNVSGKMASPKTWNPEFPNRYKAVFKLLDKNGALINQYSELIGFRTVEVRESDGIYINGVRIKMQGVCRHTFNPKYGRTSSKALSIEAVNLMKDMNMNAVRMSHYPPDKHFLDVCDSLGLVVLDELTAWQKPSYDDVVGRKLMEEMIAHDVNHPSIILWDNGNEGGENNNLNDDFAELDIQKRKVLHPWQDYDLTNTLHYSDYNSLALDGFSKRKIFFPTEFLHGLYDGGLGAGLDDYWQMMWNNPLAAGGFLWVFADEAVERTDRNRELDSDGNHAPDGILGPYNEKEGSFYTIKEIWSPVQFEKRYISPEFNGSFRIENRYFYTNLNKCTFDAEWVSFSSPDKNRTEEVNSRENLKIDLAPGQKGMIQLKLPENWQKFDALRIKATDQYGRVLNTWSWPVKYPEAKIKELLTETSGEKPTIQETEKELIVKTNKLNFTFSKTDGTIQQIKNGDRLIPLSNGPVFVAGEKKVKQSTHRFEDNVLVIETVFENNDMLKWTVFGNGLIDLDVNYEPNNNCLFAGVTFDYPEKNVVGIKWLGNGPYRVYKNRMKGVEFGLWEKAYNNTITGESGFKYPEFKGYHSEVYWAKIEGKDSPDFKVYIHSKDIFLRMLTPADPKAPARTKIEYPKGDISFLNGINAIGTKFTDASSSGPQSNPYQFNSAKIHGGKLNMKITFDFR; this is translated from the coding sequence ATGAAAATAATTCAACTCACTTTACTTCTATTTCTTTCCAATTTTTTGTTAGCTCAAAATAATGAGACCCAATATCTGTCGGGAACCGGAGCTGATAAAACAGTAAACTGGAAGTTTTTCTGTTCAGCAGGTATGAACAGTGGAAAATGGACAACTATTGCGGTTCCTTCGTGCTGGGAACTGCAAGGATTTGGCGCTTACAATTACGGACATGACAAGTACGAAAACAGGATCAACGAGACCGGAACATATCGCTATAAGTTTAACGTACCCGCCGGTTGGCAAAACAAACAGGTAAATATTGTTTTCGATGGTGTGATGACCGATGCTGAAGTAAAGATTAATGGCAAACTGGCCGGACCAATCCATCAGGGCGCTTTTTATCAGTTTAAGTACGACATCAGTAAATTGTTGAAGCCTGGAAAAGAAAACCAATTGGAGGTTTTGGTAAATAAACATTCCGGTAATTGGTCGATCAACGAGGCTGAACGGCAAGCAGATTTCTGGATATTCGGAGGCATTTTTCGTCCGGTTTACCTGGAAGCCAAACCGAAAGAGAATATTGCGAGGGTAGCAGTTGATGCGCGTGCTAATGGTGATTTTCAGGCCAATGTTTATATCTCTGGATTCAAAAATGCAGTTGAAGTAATTGCTGAGATACAGACTCTATCCGGAAAAACTGAATCAAAATTTGAAACCGCTGTAAATGCTCCGGTTTGTAATGTTTCGGGTAAAATGGCCAGTCCAAAAACCTGGAATCCTGAGTTTCCCAATCGATACAAAGCAGTATTTAAACTGTTGGACAAAAACGGTGCGTTAATTAATCAATATAGCGAGTTGATTGGATTCCGTACTGTTGAGGTGCGCGAAAGCGACGGAATTTATATAAATGGTGTTCGTATAAAAATGCAGGGGGTTTGCCGCCATACTTTTAACCCAAAATATGGCCGAACCTCGTCAAAAGCGCTGAGCATAGAAGCCGTGAACCTGATGAAAGACATGAACATGAATGCGGTTCGTATGTCGCACTATCCTCCCGACAAGCACTTCCTCGATGTTTGTGACTCACTTGGACTTGTTGTACTCGACGAACTTACAGCATGGCAGAAACCTTCGTATGACGATGTTGTTGGCCGGAAATTAATGGAAGAAATGATTGCCCATGATGTCAATCATCCGTCGATCATTCTTTGGGACAATGGCAACGAAGGTGGCGAAAACAATAACCTGAACGATGATTTTGCCGAGTTGGACATTCAGAAACGTAAAGTGTTACACCCATGGCAGGATTACGATTTAACCAATACGCTGCATTACAGCGACTACAATTCACTGGCTCTCGACGGTTTCAGCAAACGCAAAATATTCTTCCCTACCGAATTTTTACATGGTTTGTACGATGGTGGCCTTGGTGCCGGATTGGACGATTATTGGCAAATGATGTGGAATAATCCACTGGCAGCCGGAGGTTTTCTGTGGGTATTTGCCGACGAGGCGGTAGAACGCACTGACCGTAATCGGGAACTCGACAGCGACGGTAATCATGCCCCTGACGGTATTCTGGGACCATACAATGAGAAAGAAGGAAGCTTTTATACGATCAAAGAGATTTGGTCGCCTGTTCAATTTGAGAAACGTTACATCAGTCCTGAATTCAACGGTTCTTTCAGGATCGAAAACCGATATTTCTATACCAATCTTAATAAATGCACATTTGATGCTGAATGGGTTAGCTTTTCTTCGCCCGATAAAAACAGGACAGAAGAGGTGAATAGTCGTGAGAATCTAAAAATTGATCTGGCTCCCGGTCAAAAGGGAATGATTCAGCTTAAGTTGCCTGAAAACTGGCAAAAATTCGATGCTCTGCGAATTAAGGCAACTGATCAGTATGGTCGAGTGTTAAATACCTGGAGCTGGCCGGTGAAATATCCTGAAGCAAAAATAAAAGAGTTGCTGACAGAAACTTCAGGAGAAAAACCAACTATTCAGGAGACTGAAAAAGAGTTGATTGTGAAGACTAATAAACTAAATTTCACATTCAGCAAGACAGACGGAACTATTCAGCAAATCAAAAATGGAGATCGATTGATTCCACTTTCCAACGGGCCGGTGTTTGTTGCCGGTGAAAAGAAGGTAAAACAATCGACCCACCGTTTCGAGGATAATGTGCTGGTTATTGAAACGGTTTTCGAAAACAACGACATGCTCAAATGGACTGTTTTTGGAAATGGCTTGATTGATCTGGATGTGAACTATGAACCGAATAACAATTGTCTGTTTGCGGGCGTAACATTCGATTATCCTGAAAAAAATGTGGTCGGAATAAAATGGTTGGGAAACGGACCCTACCGTGTCTATAAAAACCGTATGAAAGGTGTTGAATTTGGACTCTGGGAAAAAGCTTACAACAATACTATCACTGGAGAATCAGGATTCAAATATCCTGAGTTTAAAGGTTACCATTCTGAAGTATATTGGGCAAAGATTGAAGGAAAAGATAGTCCGGATTTCAAGGTTTACATTCACAGCAAAGACATTTTCCTCCGAATGCTGACCCCAGCCGATCCGAAAGCACCTGCCAGAACAAAAATCGAATATCCCAAAGGCGATATCTCTTTCCTGAATGGCATCAATGCTATCGGAACTAAGTTTACCGATGCTTCTTCGTCTGGGCCGCAATCAAATCCTTATCAGTTCAATTCTGCTAAAATTCATGGCGGAAAGTTAAATATGAAAATAACTTTCGATTTCAGATAG
- a CDS encoding Gfo/Idh/MocA family protein translates to MKENSTSGMNRRNFLELSAIGLTGLTILPSWTMSDGTRIAPSDRVVMGFIGLGQQGINDFGSFSSVPGVQIAACCDVDSMKQKRFKKRVEAWQASKSIAGRCDMYEQYEELLERTDIDAVEVCSPDHWHALMTIHACQAKKDVYVQKPLSFTITESLQMVKVAKANKRVVQVGTQQRSSKEFQKAIELVQAGAIGHIEKIYAKVGDPPKPLDLPEMAIPGNLNFNLWMGPLNDPNIHYHPDLCPPISLEPEEREKLWGAWRWYRETGNGFTADWGAHMFDIAQAAIGMDGSGPALITPKGYKDQPYLTFKYLTGVEMTEQPYLEDMPNAQGIKFIGTKGWIEVARGYLACSDASLVPAELAGRRPKNLTPEERKKMFEEMQKSAAKGSGSFEISSPHMQNFIDSVRSRNNPIAPIEVGCSTAITCCLGNMATELQRPVKWNPATLSFGDDKEAAAHRLYHYDYRNPYSLYK, encoded by the coding sequence ATGAAAGAAAATTCAACCAGTGGAATGAACAGACGTAACTTTCTGGAACTTTCAGCTATTGGCCTTACCGGCCTTACCATCCTTCCAAGTTGGACGATGAGCGACGGAACCCGAATTGCTCCTAGCGATCGCGTTGTTATGGGTTTTATCGGCCTAGGACAACAAGGGATAAACGATTTTGGCAGTTTTTCAAGCGTTCCTGGAGTACAAATTGCAGCTTGCTGCGATGTTGACAGCATGAAACAAAAGCGCTTTAAAAAACGTGTCGAAGCCTGGCAAGCCAGTAAATCAATTGCAGGTCGGTGCGACATGTACGAACAGTACGAAGAATTGCTTGAGCGCACAGACATTGATGCTGTTGAAGTTTGTTCTCCAGACCACTGGCATGCTTTAATGACGATTCATGCCTGTCAGGCAAAGAAAGATGTGTATGTGCAAAAACCGCTTTCGTTCACCATTACCGAAAGCCTTCAGATGGTGAAAGTGGCTAAAGCAAACAAACGTGTCGTTCAGGTTGGAACTCAGCAGCGTTCGAGCAAAGAATTCCAGAAAGCCATTGAATTGGTTCAAGCTGGAGCTATTGGGCACATCGAAAAAATCTATGCCAAAGTTGGTGATCCGCCAAAACCGTTGGATTTACCAGAAATGGCTATTCCTGGAAACCTGAATTTCAACCTTTGGATGGGACCGCTGAACGATCCGAATATTCACTATCATCCTGATTTGTGCCCTCCAATTTCATTGGAACCTGAAGAACGTGAAAAACTTTGGGGCGCATGGCGCTGGTACCGCGAAACCGGTAATGGTTTTACCGCCGACTGGGGTGCTCACATGTTCGATATTGCTCAGGCTGCTATCGGCATGGACGGATCGGGTCCTGCTCTTATTACTCCTAAAGGATACAAAGATCAGCCTTATCTTACTTTTAAATACCTGACCGGTGTTGAAATGACAGAACAACCTTATCTGGAAGATATGCCAAATGCACAGGGTATCAAATTTATAGGTACCAAAGGATGGATTGAAGTTGCCCGTGGTTATCTGGCTTGTTCTGATGCATCTCTTGTTCCAGCTGAATTAGCCGGAAGACGTCCGAAAAATCTGACTCCAGAAGAACGCAAAAAAATGTTCGAGGAAATGCAGAAAAGCGCAGCCAAAGGAAGCGGAAGTTTTGAAATCAGCTCTCCACACATGCAGAATTTTATCGATAGTGTTCGCTCTCGCAACAATCCAATTGCTCCAATCGAAGTTGGTTGTAGCACAGCAATCACTTGTTGCCTCGGAAACATGGCTACCGAACTTCAACGTCCGGTAAAATGGAATCCTGCTACATTGAGTTTTGGCGACGATAAAGAAGCTGCTGCTCACCGTTTATACCATTACGATTACAGAAATCCGTATTCGTTATACAAATAA
- a CDS encoding sugar phosphate isomerase/epimerase family protein, with translation MMESKRDFLKKISLLTAGGLMTGNFAPVIASAKTAPTIAGKKVIGLQIYSLMKELTENVPEGMKKIKEIGYSTIELAGYGNRKMGQYEVGEYRKIAEDAGLKITSAHVNPPERTYTKDNVAKISDWWKLAVEDHVKLGVGRLIQPGMPTIETHDDAKLVGEVFNNAGEIAKAAGIKWGYHNHNMEFKRIAKPGETLPTGPGAVLRPVGDIVYDLMMEATDPALVFFEMDVYWTVMGQMDPLDYFEKYPTRIQVLHIKDRSVLGQSGMMNFENIFKKAYSIGINEFYVEIEKIKTNMTQFEGVKGCFDYLNNASFVK, from the coding sequence ATGATGGAGTCAAAACGTGATTTTTTAAAGAAAATATCTTTACTAACAGCCGGTGGTTTGATGACTGGAAATTTCGCTCCTGTTATTGCATCGGCTAAAACTGCACCAACGATTGCCGGGAAAAAGGTGATCGGGTTGCAGATCTATTCATTAATGAAAGAACTGACCGAGAATGTTCCGGAAGGAATGAAAAAAATAAAAGAAATTGGTTACAGCACAATCGAACTGGCCGGCTACGGCAATCGGAAGATGGGTCAATATGAGGTTGGCGAATACCGTAAAATAGCAGAAGATGCAGGGTTGAAAATAACCAGCGCTCATGTGAATCCTCCGGAAAGGACATACACAAAAGATAATGTTGCTAAAATATCCGATTGGTGGAAGTTAGCTGTTGAGGATCATGTAAAATTAGGAGTTGGCCGTTTGATTCAGCCGGGAATGCCGACTATTGAAACCCACGACGATGCAAAGCTGGTAGGCGAAGTCTTCAACAATGCTGGAGAGATAGCAAAAGCTGCCGGTATCAAATGGGGGTACCACAACCACAATATGGAGTTCAAACGGATTGCAAAACCAGGTGAAACTCTCCCTACTGGTCCTGGAGCCGTTCTTCGTCCGGTTGGCGACATCGTTTATGACCTGATGATGGAAGCAACAGATCCTGCTTTGGTATTCTTCGAAATGGATGTTTACTGGACGGTTATGGGACAGATGGATCCACTGGATTATTTTGAAAAATATCCAACACGCATTCAGGTTCTTCACATCAAAGACCGCTCAGTTTTAGGTCAGTCTGGAATGATGAATTTCGAAAACATCTTCAAAAAAGCGTATTCAATTGGGATCAACGAATTTTATGTTGAAATTGAAAAGATAAAAACGAACATGACTCAATTCGAAGGTGTTAAGGGCTGTTTCGATTACCTGAACAATGCTTCATTTGTTAAATAA
- a CDS encoding sugar phosphate isomerase/epimerase family protein gives MKKTLSFCFIAILALFYTSSTSFGASSPKKHIGIATYSVKGLESDIEGSFKALADDGYVVMEISNYDAKTGLVAGYKPAEYAALAKKCGMEIISSHARGKFDVKDVEGSLADWGKVFADHKIIGCKYVVFPMNIWSGTIEGLKAECDLMNKIGDEANKRGIKFGYHNHHIEFVKIPNTDQLYEDFLLANTDPDKVFFQMDVYWISVGGQDPVAYLKKYPTRFKLLHIKDEYVVGATGKINYEAIFNQFYKNGNSDWFVEMEAKMNKEQREQSMAMMNQMKNIQAQGGNMADFMANMMKNRPKDGQGAPPPGFGPQDPKVQAEMLKTSLEGIKLSADYLLKSDFVK, from the coding sequence ATGAAAAAAACTTTAAGCTTTTGTTTTATTGCGATTTTGGCGCTTTTCTATACTTCATCAACTTCTTTTGGAGCTTCCAGCCCTAAAAAACATATTGGAATCGCAACATATTCTGTGAAAGGCCTTGAATCGGATATCGAAGGTTCATTCAAAGCTCTAGCCGACGATGGTTATGTCGTTATGGAAATCTCGAATTACGATGCTAAAACAGGTTTAGTTGCTGGGTACAAACCCGCCGAGTATGCTGCTTTGGCCAAGAAGTGTGGTATGGAAATTATTTCAAGCCATGCACGTGGTAAATTTGATGTGAAAGATGTTGAAGGTAGCCTGGCCGATTGGGGAAAGGTATTTGCCGACCACAAAATTATTGGCTGCAAATATGTGGTTTTTCCAATGAATATTTGGTCAGGAACAATTGAAGGACTAAAGGCTGAATGCGACTTGATGAATAAAATAGGTGATGAGGCGAACAAAAGGGGAATCAAATTTGGTTATCACAACCACCATATTGAATTCGTTAAGATCCCAAATACAGATCAATTGTATGAAGATTTTCTTCTAGCCAACACTGATCCTGATAAAGTATTCTTCCAGATGGATGTTTACTGGATTTCGGTGGGTGGTCAGGATCCTGTTGCTTATCTGAAGAAATATCCGACCCGTTTCAAATTATTGCACATCAAAGATGAATATGTGGTTGGCGCAACCGGGAAGATCAACTATGAAGCAATTTTCAATCAGTTCTACAAAAATGGTAATTCGGATTGGTTTGTTGAAATGGAAGCCAAAATGAATAAAGAACAACGTGAACAGTCGATGGCTATGATGAACCAAATGAAAAATATTCAGGCTCAGGGTGGTAATATGGCCGATTTTATGGCTAATATGATGAAAAACCGTCCAAAAGATGGTCAGGGGGCTCCTCCTCCGGGATTTGGTCCACAGGATCCGAAAGTACAAGCCGAAATGCTGAAGACCTCACTCGAAGGAATTAAACTTAGTGCTGATTATCTTCTGAAATCTGATTTCGTGAAATAA
- a CDS encoding RNA polymerase sigma factor, protein MDDQNIWSKIVEGDVKALKVLHEKYYYQMWLWACKYSRNTTHTEELVSDCFIKLWERRQYIFIEKSLKSYLYLMLRNQIVSQARKSKHQLVIGLEALPDVPDETTINHFDYYAGLYQAIQRMPEQRRRILELAAFESLSYKEVAARLNISVNTVKTQMGRAYQFLKEELDPTNFLLFHLLIQTPKSQFNS, encoded by the coding sequence ATGGACGATCAGAATATTTGGAGTAAAATTGTTGAGGGTGATGTTAAGGCGTTGAAAGTTTTGCACGAAAAATATTATTACCAGATGTGGTTGTGGGCCTGCAAATATAGCCGCAATACAACTCATACTGAAGAGTTGGTTTCTGATTGTTTCATAAAACTATGGGAGCGCCGTCAATATATTTTCATCGAAAAATCTTTAAAATCATACCTTTACCTGATGCTCAGGAACCAAATTGTGAGCCAGGCCCGAAAATCAAAACATCAGTTGGTTATAGGACTTGAAGCCCTTCCTGATGTGCCCGATGAAACGACAATCAACCACTTTGATTATTATGCCGGACTTTATCAGGCCATTCAGCGTATGCCTGAGCAAAGGCGAAGAATACTTGAGCTAGCCGCCTTCGAATCGCTATCCTATAAGGAAGTTGCTGCACGTCTGAATATTTCCGTTAATACAGTAAAAACGCAAATGGGACGAGCATATCAGTTTCTGAAAGAAGAACTTGATCCAACTAATTTTTTACTCTTTCACCTTTTAATACAAACTCCCAAATCGCAATTTAATTCTTAA
- a CDS encoding FecR family protein: MEKNDNKYWDLISGKLHGELDPDENTLLELELEDPQNRRLYAKGDQIYQGLKDAKQLHESDKTSSWNDIENAVVKKRFLPSSAAMLKYAAILVLAFVSGLYAHSLLTGDGNDVQYAEMEVMYGQTGHLFLFDGTEVWLNSGTKFKYPNKFNQNERNVFMEGEAYFKVAPNKHLPFKVKTGKLEVEVLGTSFNLSAYPSEPTQSVFLDEGKVQINDLVGHKIGDIIPGQIAVKTDGNSSIQVQNADSYFYTSWKDGKITFSSEKLSDIAKKMERWYNVEIRFSQESLKDYNFSGTILRAKPIDQTIMAMEQLAPIRFQYQVRPNEKNLITIMSK, from the coding sequence ATGGAAAAGAATGATAACAAGTATTGGGATTTAATTTCTGGAAAGTTGCACGGCGAACTTGATCCTGATGAAAATACGTTGCTGGAACTAGAGCTGGAAGATCCTCAGAATCGACGGCTGTATGCCAAAGGTGATCAGATTTATCAGGGCTTAAAAGATGCTAAACAATTGCATGAATCAGATAAAACCAGCTCCTGGAATGATATTGAAAATGCAGTTGTTAAAAAGCGATTTTTACCTTCTTCAGCAGCAATGCTGAAATACGCCGCAATTCTTGTACTGGCATTTGTATCTGGTTTATATGCCCATTCTTTGTTAACCGGAGATGGTAATGATGTTCAATATGCCGAAATGGAAGTGATGTATGGGCAAACAGGCCATCTATTCCTTTTCGATGGAACTGAAGTTTGGCTGAATTCGGGAACGAAATTTAAATATCCAAATAAGTTCAATCAGAATGAGCGAAATGTGTTTATGGAGGGTGAAGCCTATTTTAAAGTTGCTCCAAACAAACACCTGCCTTTTAAGGTAAAAACGGGCAAGCTTGAAGTTGAAGTTTTGGGAACCTCTTTCAATCTTTCTGCATATCCATCAGAGCCAACTCAATCTGTGTTTCTGGACGAAGGCAAGGTTCAGATCAACGACTTGGTTGGCCATAAGATAGGAGATATAATTCCAGGACAAATAGCCGTAAAAACAGATGGGAATTCATCGATTCAGGTACAAAATGCCGATTCGTATTTTTATACCAGCTGGAAAGATGGCAAAATCACATTCAGTTCGGAGAAGTTGAGCGATATTGCCAAAAAGATGGAGCGTTGGTACAATGTTGAAATCAGATTTAGCCAGGAATCATTGAAAGACTATAATTTTTCGGGAACTATTTTGAGAGCTAAGCCAATTGACCAGACCATTATGGCAATGGAGCAGTTGGCTCCCATCAGGTTTCAGTATCAGGTACGCCCCAACGAGAAAAATTTAATAACAATCATGTCGAAATAA